One window from the genome of Metabacillus flavus encodes:
- a CDS encoding YbgC/FadM family acyl-CoA thioesterase, whose amino-acid sequence MFTSKTEVDVRYAETDQMGIVYHANYLVWMEIGRTKLIEDLGFSYASMEEQGVLSPVIDLNVEYKKPLKYGQKASIHTWVQEYTGVKVVYGYEMYTPAGELAIRAVSSHVCVKKDTFRPINIKKTFPDWDAAYKNALRSEG is encoded by the coding sequence CGATATGCAGAAACAGATCAAATGGGAATCGTTTACCATGCCAACTACTTAGTTTGGATGGAAATAGGCAGAACAAAGCTTATAGAGGATTTGGGCTTTTCCTATGCCAGCATGGAAGAACAAGGCGTTCTTTCCCCTGTGATCGACTTGAATGTAGAATACAAAAAACCGTTAAAATATGGCCAAAAAGCTTCCATACATACGTGGGTACAGGAATATACCGGAGTTAAAGTGGTTTATGGATATGAAATGTACACACCAGCCGGAGAGCTTGCCATCAGAGCCGTCTCTTCCCATGTCTGCGTAAAAAAGGACACGTTTCGCCCCATCAATATTAAAAAAACCTTTCCAGACTGGGATGCTGCTTACAAAAATGCGTTAAGAAGTGAAGGCTAA